DNA from Paraphotobacterium marinum:
AATCCGGTGATAACATCTACAGAAGGCCTTTGAGTTGCTAAAATAAGGTGAATTCCTGCTGCCCTAGCCTTTTGAGCTAATCTTGCAATCAGTTCCTCAACTTTTTTGCCTACCACCATAATTAAGTCCGCAAACTCATCAACAATAACAACTATATTTGGCATTTTTTCAAGTAAAGGAGCTTCACTATCCATAGTATCGCCTTCTTTCCACAATGGATCATATATAGGGTGTCCCGCTTCTTTGGCTTCTTTAAGTTTTTCATTAAAACCGGCAACATTTCTAACTCCACAGGCAGCTAACAGCTTATATCTCCTTTCCATTTCCGCAACACACCATCTTAAGGCATTACTTGCATCTTTCATATCTGTAACCACCTCAGACAATAAATGAGGAATCCCTTCATATACCGATAATTCAAGCATTTTTGGATCAATCATTATAAATCTGCAATCTTCTGGTGTGCACTTATATAATAAACTCAAAATCATAACGTTGACACCAACAGATTTACCGGATCCTGTTGTACCCGCTACGAGTAGATGAGGCATTTTAGATAAGTCAGCAACAATAGGTTCACCTGCTATATCTTTGCCTAAAACCATAGGTAATGGAGTTTTTTGATTATTAAAACGTTTACTGCCTATAACTTCTGATAAAAATACAGTTTCTCTGTTGGGATTAGGTAACTCTAAACCGACATAAGGTTTTCCTGGTATTACTTCAACAACACGCACTGCAGAAGTAGATAAAGATCGTGCAATATCCTTAGATAGCCCTGATAAACGACTCACCTTAACACCAGGAGCTAATTCAAGTTCAAATCTCGTGATTACTGGACCAGGATACACTCCCACAACTTCAGCTTTAATTTTATACTCCGATAACTTGGCCTCTAGTAATCTGGCAATTTTTTCCAATTCACTTGGCGATACAGTATTCAAATTTACTTGCGCAGGGGATAAAAGCCCAACCTCCGGGAACTCTCCTTTAGGTAATATATTGTTTTGATGATTTTTTTTCTGAAGAAATGGATTGATCTCATTAGACTGTTTATCTTTTACTTTTTGTAGTTCATCAAGAAATTCATTTTTTTTCGGAGTTAGTTCATCAGTATCACCATTATCAGGTAAATTAACTTCTAAATTATTAGAATCTTCATTTAAATCAAACTTTTTATAAGCTTCATTCTTATCAATATTTTCATCATGCGTATTTTCCCTAAAATGAGTACGTGGTTTTTCATCTTCAACATTTTCCGGAACATTATTATCAGGAATTTTAATAAAAATATTTTCTTTTACCATCTTCAAAAGACCATTAAATATTGAATTATTAGATTGTTTTTTATTGGAAGATTTGCTCTCAGCTTGGCAATTTTCTTGAATGGTTTGCCTACTCTCACTATCTATTTTAATTTGATTTAGAATATCTTTGTTTTCATCTTTACTTTCATAATTTGACTCCAATAACTCATTCTTTTTAAAAGGAAGGAGAGTCACATCACGCGTATTTCTCAAATAATTAATGGTTTTCATCACATTTGTTCTACTAAATGAATAACTTCGATAAATTATTGCAATCCAAGAAATACCAAAGAATAGTGTTAAGCTCAGAAGAAACAGAAGAAATAGTATAACTTTAGAACCCAACAATCCAAAAAACGGAAGAGTACACAAAGAAACCTCATTTCCAATAACTCCACCAGAATGAAATGTAAACAGTTTAAGAGAACTCAACTCCAAAAGACCACAGGAAGTTGAAATTAGTAAAAACAAACCCAAACACTTACTACCAGACAAAAAATAGTGTTCGGAATGAATTTTTAAGGAGTTATTTAACATTTTCCAAAAAATAATTACCATCAAAACTGGAACCAAATAGGCAACATAACCAAATACAAACATTAATAAAGCAGCCGAATAGGAACCAAAAGTCCCAAGCCAATTATGAATAACTTGCTTGTTTGATACACTTTGATAAAAAGAAGGATCGCTTGAATGAAAACTAATTAAAGATAAGAAAAAAAGAAAAGCTATCAAAAACCCAAAATAAAATAAAGCCTCGGTAATTCTCTCAAGTCCATCTAATTTTATTTTTTTTTCTTTGTTACTAACTATAGGCATATCTTATTATCCACTTCATTTTATTTGAATATCTAAATTATATGATTGTTTTACTTCTTCCATAACTACATAAGTACGAGTATCTTTTACACCAGGAAGTTTTAATAAAGTTTCACCTAATAATTTTCGATAAGCAGACATATCTGATACTCTAGTTTTTAACAAATAATCAAATTGTCCTGATACTAAGTGACATTCTTGGATTTCATTCAAAAGTTGTACAGAACGATTAAATTTTTCAAAAATATCAACTGCACCCCTATCTATCGTTATTTCAATAAACACTAACAGCGAAGCATTTAGTAATTGTGGATTTAATAAAGCCATGTATCCTAGGATATATCCATGTCTTTCGAGTCTTTTTACCCTTTCTAGACAAGGTGTTGGTGAAAGTCCTACTCGTTTTGAAAGCTCTACATTTGAAAGTCTTCCATCTTTTTGTAATTCTTTTAGAATATTTCTATCAATCCTATCTAAATCTTTAATATTTGATTGCACCATAATTAGAAATTTCCATATACTTTTATTGTTTAAATAAATTATACTATTTTTTTAATAAAATTAAACATATATAATGATAACAGATTCATCGAAATATTTTTCATAAACAAATTATATTTTTTCATTTTTACAATCACATAATTAATTATTTTATGAAATAATATTCAAGTGTTTTTTATAATTACATTTTAAGTAGTAATCATTATTGAGCAGATAAATTAAAATTATGGAACAAAAAAAACAGAAAATTCTTTTGAATTGGTTAAACAGTTATACTAAAGCTGAAAAGAAATTATTACTCCTTTCAACTTGTTTACAGTTATTAGCTACACTTGCCCTTATTATGCAAATTAGTTGTATTGCCAAAATATTAAATGGTTTAATTATATTGAAGCAAACTAAATATGATCTCTTATACCCATTTGGATTATTACTATTATCAGTTTTTTTTAGAGCTTTACTTGTTTTTTTTAAAAATTACATCAATTATTCCTTTGGCGAAAAAATAAAGTTAATCATAAGAAGAAAAGTTATAGAAAAGATAGAAGATGTGGGCCCTATTTATTTGAAAACAAAGTCCACAGGGATTTGGAGCTCTATATTACTTGAGCAAATTGAAGAGCTTCAAGATTATTATTCAAAATATCTCCCTCAAAAATACATTATGATTTTAATTCCTATATTAATTTTGGTGCCTGTCTATTATTTTAATTACATTGCAGGGATAATACTTACGATAGCACTCCCTCTTCTTCCGTTATTCATGGTGTTGATTGGAAAAACTATGGCTCCAATAAGCCAAAAAAACTTTAAAGCATTGCAAAGATTATCTAGTATATTTTTTGATAGAATAAAAAACTTAAAAACCTTAAGATTATTTAATCAAGCTGAAGAGCAAAAAAATAAAATTGAGATTTTTGCAAACGATTGGAGAAAAAAAACTTTTCAAACCTTAAAAATTGCATTTATGCAAAGCTCAGTTTTAGAGTTTTTCACGTCCTTTTCAATTGCTATACTTGCCATCTTTATAGGTTTTAGCTTTTTGGGTCAGTTTAATTTTGGACCAGACGTCACATTATTCACAGGTTTATTTATTTTAATTATTGCACCAGACTTTTTCTTACCAATTAGAGAGTTTTCCAGCTTTTATCATGCAAAATCTCAAGCGCTCGGAGCATCAGATTCAATTTATGATTTTATCAAAAATAATAAAGCTATAAAAAAATCTTCAAAAAGAAGTTCTATTGAATCAGGACAACCCATATCGATCTCATTTAAGGATGTAGTAATTCTAGATGATCAAGGTAATAATATTATTGGCCCTTTGACTTTTGAAATAAAATCTAGTAGTTCAAATGCAATAATTGGGAAATCTGGATCAGGCAAAACTACTATCATTAATACTATCTTGGGCTATTATAATTACAAGGGTAGTATAAAAGTAAATAACATTGAATTGCATTCAATAGATATAAATTCATTCTATAATCTGATAAGTTGGATACCTCAGAAC
Protein-coding regions in this window:
- the lrp gene encoding leucine-responsive transcriptional regulator Lrp → MVQSNIKDLDRIDRNILKELQKDGRLSNVELSKRVGLSPTPCLERVKRLERHGYILGYMALLNPQLLNASLLVFIEITIDRGAVDIFEKFNRSVQLLNEIQECHLVSGQFDYLLKTRVSDMSAYRKLLGETLLKLPGVKDTRTYVVMEEVKQSYNLDIQIK
- a CDS encoding DNA translocase FtsK yields the protein MPIVSNKEKKIKLDGLERITEALFYFGFLIAFLFFLSLISFHSSDPSFYQSVSNKQVIHNWLGTFGSYSAALLMFVFGYVAYLVPVLMVIIFWKMLNNSLKIHSEHYFLSGSKCLGLFLLISTSCGLLELSSLKLFTFHSGGVIGNEVSLCTLPFFGLLGSKVILFLLFLLSLTLFFGISWIAIIYRSYSFSRTNVMKTINYLRNTRDVTLLPFKKNELLESNYESKDENKDILNQIKIDSESRQTIQENCQAESKSSNKKQSNNSIFNGLLKMVKENIFIKIPDNNVPENVEDEKPRTHFRENTHDENIDKNEAYKKFDLNEDSNNLEVNLPDNGDTDELTPKKNEFLDELQKVKDKQSNEINPFLQKKNHQNNILPKGEFPEVGLLSPAQVNLNTVSPSELEKIARLLEAKLSEYKIKAEVVGVYPGPVITRFELELAPGVKVSRLSGLSKDIARSLSTSAVRVVEVIPGKPYVGLELPNPNRETVFLSEVIGSKRFNNQKTPLPMVLGKDIAGEPIVADLSKMPHLLVAGTTGSGKSVGVNVMILSLLYKCTPEDCRFIMIDPKMLELSVYEGIPHLLSEVVTDMKDASNALRWCVAEMERRYKLLAACGVRNVAGFNEKLKEAKEAGHPIYDPLWKEGDTMDSEAPLLEKMPNIVVIVDEFADLIMVVGKKVEELIARLAQKARAAGIHLILATQRPSVDVITGLIKANIPTRMAFTVSTKTDSRTILDQGGAESLLGMGDMLYLPPGQSHTIRVHGAFASDEDVHSVVSDWKARGKPQYIDSILNGNQGQDSLLPGESNSDSEHDELFDEVVAFVTETRKSSISGVQRKFKIGYNRAARIVEQLEAHGIVSPPGHNGNREVLANSTKGE
- the cydD gene encoding thiol reductant ABC exporter subunit CydD, which encodes MEQKKQKILLNWLNSYTKAEKKLLLLSTCLQLLATLALIMQISCIAKILNGLIILKQTKYDLLYPFGLLLLSVFFRALLVFFKNYINYSFGEKIKLIIRRKVIEKIEDVGPIYLKTKSTGIWSSILLEQIEELQDYYSKYLPQKYIMILIPILILVPVYYFNYIAGIILTIALPLLPLFMVLIGKTMAPISQKNFKALQRLSSIFFDRIKNLKTLRLFNQAEEQKNKIEIFANDWRKKTFQTLKIAFMQSSVLEFFTSFSIAILAIFIGFSFLGQFNFGPDVTLFTGLFILIIAPDFFLPIREFSSFYHAKSQALGASDSIYDFIKNNKAIKKSSKRSSIESGQPISISFKDVVILDDQGNNIIGPLTFEIKSSSSNAIIGKSGSGKTTIINTILGYYNYKGSIKVNNIELHSIDINSFYNLISWIPQNPELFQDSVSFNIDLQNQTTQELMNDLVKKTQLEKFIDTLPQKEKTILTEDSSNISVGQAQRIAIARAFNKNGSFWLLDEPTASLDIRTSNEIFYEIKKRALNGKHTALISTHDKSIYCNFDNIILIDKGVTKFCGPYSKFIEHQQLNIK